The bacterium DNA segment ATTAGTGGGGGCAAAGTATTTGCAATCTTAAAAGCTCCCTCGGGGATATTAAGAAGAATTCCCTGAAAAAAAGGGCGAACCGAAAGGTTCGCCTTTTTTGCTTTCGAGACTAAATTTCATGGAAAGGAGGAAATCGGGATGATGCAAAGGACCACATCTTTGTTCGCACTGATCGCGTTTCTAGCATTAAGTTTTTCACTTAGCGCTGGCGACTTTGAGAAAAGGGTAGGATTAACAAAAGAGGAATTTAAACTCAAGGGCCTCCGCTGCGGCACTCGCATCGTATATGAGGATGAGGTTGTTGCAATCGAAAAGGCACGCCTGGCCTGGTTGCAGGAAAACTTCCGCGCGGCCGTTAGACCTCCCGGTGGTGGCGCTCCGACAGTCAATGTTTATTTTCATGTTCTTAAGAAAGATGAAACGGCGGAAGGAGGAAATATTCCGGATAGCTGGATCACTGCTCAGATGAACGTGTTGAACAACGCATTTACCAATTTCAACTTTAATCTTGTTTCGGTCGACCGAACCACGAATGCTACCTGGTTTAATGGTGGTGCGGAGAAGTCGATGAAGAGTGCCCTGCGCGATGGGACTTGCGCTGACCTGAACGTTTACTCTCTGAAACCGAAAAGTAATTTGCTTGGATATGCCTACTTCCCAAGCGATTGCGCAAAGTTCAAGGTATGGGATGGCGTAGTGATCCATTATCAGACTCTACCTGGAGGACCACTCGATCCATACAATGAAGGGGATACGTTGACTCACGAAGCCGGTCACTGGGTTGGTCTCTATCACACGTTTCAAGGCGGGTGCAATGAACCAGGTGATCAAATCGCTGATACCCCCGCTGAGGCGAGCGCTGCTTTCGGCTGTCCTAACGGAAGGGATACGTGTGCTGCTCCTGGGCTGGATCCGATAACCAATTTTATGGACTACACCGATGATGCCTGTATGTTTGAATTCTCGGCCGGTCAGAACACCTTCAGCTCCGATTTGACTTGCCAGTACCGAGGACTGTGCAACTGAGATTCTCTTGACGACGAGAGCCTAAGCGCTTAAAATCTACTATCCCATTGGGGCCTATAGCTCAGATTTGGTTAGAGCGCACGCCTGATAAGCGTGAGGTCAGTGGTTCAACTCCACTTAGGCCCATTTTCGTCTTCGCGTTAGCGAGTCGCGAGTCTGTCGCGTCGTACGTCTGCGCGTCCCGCCCAAGGCGGTTCAATCTGAAATCGAAAATCTGAAATCTGCAATCTTGCTTGGGGCCATAGTTTAACGGGAGAACACGTGGTTTGCATCCACGGAATCGGGGTTCGATTCCCCGTGGCTCCATTTACAACGGCACAGTCTGGCATTTGGACCCTCAAGAGTTTAGTTTTTTCAGGATTCTCTCAACTGTTTTCCAGGTACGGGTGGTAATTTCCTTGCCAAACTGCTTATCAAGCCAGCTCATCAAGTTGGGTGTTTTTGCGCCAGTAAGGTCTATTGAGCTGCAGATTGCGCGGTCGTACAGCCCGAATATCTTGAAAGTTTTATTTTCTGCTGTATAAGGAAACTTCAGTTTTGTTTCCGAATGTCTCTTTAAAAAAGTGACGTTCAAACGTGACCTGGGCGTGTCTTGAATTCCTTTGAACGGATTTTTATCTACAAGATCCTGCAATTGTTCGCGGCTGCGAATGATCGTGGCGCTTGAAAAACCGAGTTTCAGCGGAAGCGTTTTTTCAATGGCTATCTCGAGTCCTATCACGTCTTTTGAGCCGGTTTCAAACAGGACATTCCCACTGGAAATCACAGTTTGAACATTGGCAAAGCCAAGGTTCTCAAAAAAACCACGCAACTTATCGTTGCGCATATTCGGGTTTGAAGGAGCTATCCCGCGAAGCAGAGCTACATATTTTGTCATAACTTAATCTATTTTAGGGCACTCGAATGAAAACATGGAGTTTGCCGCTACAGTTGCGTGTATAGCGATACGCAGCAAAGCGCCGCCTCGTTGCTTTGGTCTGGTGAAGAAGTTATACTTTTGTCTAACATATGGTATAAAAATGCGTATAAAAACCGGTATTTCGATTGACAAAGATCTGTTCGATAAGGCGGAGAAAATGGCAAGAGAGTTGGGAATTTCGAGAAGCCGGTTGTTCTCGATGGGACTTCAAGAAATCATCGGCAAACAGGAGAACCGCCGGCTATTCGAGCGACTAAACAGGGCGCTTGAAAAAATCTACCCGGATACTGAAGAGGAAAAACACATTCGTCAAATGAAAGAGTACCATCGCAAACTGTTCTCCAGTGACTGAGTTTTTTGATGGAGATTCGACAAGGAGACTTGTTCTGGGTCGATCTTGGCCGGCCTTCCGGTTCGGAACCAGGTTACAAACGTCCTTATCTCGTTATTCAGAACAATTTGTTGAATAAGAGTGGTTTGAATACAGCTATCGTCTGTGCTCTGACAACGAATCTGAAGTGGGCATACTCCCCTGGTAACGTGATGCTCAACAAAGGGGAAGCAAATCTTTCCAGAAAAAGCGTCGTGAATGTGACTCAGATTTTCACCGTTGACAGGCAGAGTCTGCGCGAGAAAATCGGCAAACTGTCAAACACGCGTTTTGCTCAGGTGCTGGAAGGAATCGATTTCGTGCTTAGTCCTCGCGAACCGGACTGAATTAATATCGGGGAATTTCCGCTGAAGGTCTTCTGATTGCTGCAACGGCGCTTCAACAAGAAATGACCCTCGTGACTGCCAACACGAAACACTTCGAAAGCATCCCCGGCCTGAAACTCGAGAACTAGATTCAGTAGCGATTCGCCATACAATTCTGACTTACGGTACAATTTAAAACGATGGCTTGCAAAAAATATACGTTCACCCCTTCCGCCGTTCGTCTTATTTAATGGGGTAACAGATGAATAAGCGAACTACCGAGAAATTCACTTTTGATGAAGTTTTTCACCCGGAACCGGACTGCGACCAGGCCGAAACAGCGCACTCCTATTTTCAGGGTCTGCTTTCCGAGGCCGAGAAGCAGGAATTCCAGAGCCATTTGCAGGTGTGCGCCCATTGCCCAATTATTCTGGCCGATCTCGAGGAATGTGAAACGGCGGTTACGAGTGTGGTATTGGATTCCTCAAGGACGGACAAGATCTTTGATCAAAACCAGAAAAGACTTTTCAAGGGAGACGTACAATCCACCACGACACAGGCAAAACCTTTCTGGGCCAGTTTCCAAATTCCTGCATATATGACTGCGTTCGCGGTGGTGTTGATCTGCTTGATGATTTATCCGTCCTATCGAAGCCTGATCCTCACTGGCCAAGTCGAAAAACTCGAACACGAGTTACAACTGACAAAACAACTATCTGGGAACCTTTCTTCCTATCAAAAGCAAATTGAAACACTCAATAATGAAAGAGCCAGTCTCCTGGAACCTGCGGTTTCGGCTTCAGCGATCTATCCTGTCAGAACAGAACGCGACTCAGAAAAGAAAATCATTGATGTGATCTTCGGCGATACCGATAAAACTTTTAGCGTTGTTTTATCTCTCCCAGCGGAAGATCTTGAACGCTATTTGCTGAAGATATATCAACTGGAAAAATTGATCTGGCAAAAGGAATTTCCGGCATTCCCAGGGTCATTTCTTGTTTCGGTGAATTTGCGGGCAGGTTATTTCTCGCCTGGAAATTACCGGCTGTATGTTTACGGTAAAACCGGAGAAATGGAGACTGAAATCTCGCAATTTCAATTGAGGATCCAGCATCGTTGAAACAAGTTTGCATTCTCTTCTTTCTGACTGTCTTCGTTATTGCAGCAAAGGCAGCGACAGAGGAGATTGATCAGCAGCTTGCCGGAGCAGAATCACTTTACGAGAAAGCCCGATTTGAACAAGCCATTTTAAAGTTCCAGCCACTACTGAAATACTACGAAGGTCAGCAAGACCGGCAGAAGGTTGCGGACATCACTTACAAAATCGGCCGATCAAACAGAAGACTTGGCCATTTTGCCGAGGCTTTAACCCTTTTGACCCGCGCCCTTCAGATGCATACTGATCTAGGCGACCAGCGAGGGCGTGGTTTGGACCTTACCGAAATTGCGATCGCCTACCAGCGACAATGGGAATATGATGACTCGCTAAAATTGTCGCAACAAGCGCTCGAAATTCACGAACAAATAAAAAATTCGGATGGGATTGCAAGAACGTTGAACAATTTTGGCAACATTTATTTCCGCAAGTCAGAATTTGAAAAGGCGATTGAATTTCATCAGCGGGCGATCAGCGTCGCTACTTCGGGAGGGAATCAGGAGATCCTTGGATATACAATGAGCAATCTGGGTCAGGTCTACCATGCTCAAGCAGATTATCCACGCGCTGCGGAATGTTATGAAAAATCACAAAAAGTAGGAGAAGAGCGGGGTGATCTTCTCATGCAGTCTACCGCGCTGCATAATCTGGCATTGATCTACTGGAAACAAGGGGATCTTAAGAGGGCACTGCTGGAATTAAACCGGTGCGCATTCATTTCACGGGATGCAGGCGAACGTGCTTTAGAATCAACGACAATGATGAACCTCGGTTCTTTGTATTATCAAATGGGAGACTACGACAAAGCGCTAGTGGTTCTTCAGCAATCGTTGAAGATGGCGGAGGAGAGGAATGATCAAGGTTTACGGGGAGCGACTCTGGAAAACCTGGCTTCCCTGGAACTGGAAATCGGTAACCATGAGGCTGCGCTGGATTATGCACGAAAATCCCTAAAACTGATGCAAGAAATTGGAGAAAAAAGTGGCGCTGCAGCGGCTCTTGCGAGCCTCGCTGAAATTACAGAAAGCACCGGTGACCATTTTGCCGCGCTGAGCCACTATCAAAGGGCAGTTCGCGTGGCCCGCGAATCCGGAATAAGGAGTCGACTTGCTGAGTATCTAAAAGGGATGGGCACTATCTATGCAAGGACCGGTCAACTCAGCAAAGCTCTTGAGATTTATCAAGAAGCGCTTGTCATTGAGGAAGCGATTTGACATAAACCGGGAATTGGCTCTATCTATGCAATGATTGGGTCTGCTTATCGGAAAAAGGGAGATCTGGCTGAGTCTGACGCGGCTACCACAAAAGCAGTCGAAATTCTAAAAGAAGTTGGAAATCGCGATCTTCTCTGGCCCGCTCTATATATCAAAGGTCTTTGCAGCCGCGATCTCGGCAAAATGGAAGAATCACTGCAGTGGATGAAAGAAACAGTAGAGATCATCGATCAGATTCGGGAAGGGATCGGTTTACTCGAACGGAAATCGGCCTATCTGGAAAAACGACTTGATGTTTATGAAGACGTAATTGCCGGTCTCGTTAAGACAAACAGAATTCCCGAAGCTTACGAGTATGTTCAGCGCTCGAAGGCACGCGCGTTTCTGGATCTACTTACTGAAACACGAATCGATCCACAGTCGGACATGGATCCTTCTGATTACAAGCAAAAACGAAAACTGCTTGCAACTTTGATCAGTCTGAATGGACAGATCAAAGAACAATACGAATCAGAACATCCCAATATCAACGAGATCAAAAAGTTAAAAAGCACGCGAAACAGAACCGATGCCGAATATGCGGATTTGATGATCCAGATCCGCAGAAAGAATCCACGACTTGCGTCTTTACACAATCCTTCTCCTCTGAAATTATCCGAAGCTCAAGCCTTGCTTGATGATCAAACTGTTCTCCTGGATTATTTTGTTGGCAACAAAGAATCGCTTGTCTTTGCCGTGACGCTTGAAGATTGTCGCGTGTTCCGGCTACCGGAAAGTCAAAAGCTCCTTCAGCAGATCCATGACTTTCTGGTCACACTTCAGCAGCCGGAAGAGTACTGGGAATCCACACACCGCTCGTTCAGACGTTATGCAGAGCTGGGCGCACTCCTCTATAACGAGATTCTTAAACCAACGGGATCCATCATCAAGGGAAAAAAGCTAATCCTGGCTCCGGACGGTCCTCTGAGTTATTTACCTTTCGAGGCCCTTCTTACTGCTTCCGTCAAGCCCTCTGGAAAATTTGATTTTACAAAGCTTCCATACTTCGCACTGAATTGATCAGTATCGTACTGTACACTTTGCCAGTCATGGACTGATTGATGAAGAGCGCCCGCAGCTTTCCGCGCTTCTCCTAGATGCTGGCAATGATGAGGACGGTTTTCTTTCTATGCGCGAAGTTTTCGATTTGAAACTAAATGCAGATCTCATCGTACTCTCTGCTTGTAAATCGGGACTTGGCCGGCAGATTCGCGGAGAAGGAGTTACGGGACTTGCGAGAGCATTCTTCGCGGCCGGCGCATCCACGGTTCTCGTGAGTTTCTGGAACGTGAACGACCGTTCCACAGCAGACTTCATGACAACGTTTTACAAGAACCGCCTGCAAAAAGGGCACGACAAAACGGCAGGTCTGAAACAGACCCGGCTGGAGATGATCCGTAATCAGAAGTACAGCCATCCTTATTACTGGGCCCCCTTTGTTTTGATCGGAATCCGCTAACCGACGACGATACTACTTCTTCAAAATTCCTGGTACCGCTTCATAACTCTTGTTTAAGAGAGATCTCTCTGAGTAGCTATTAGACAAGCTTCGTACGAATTCCATGGAGTTTAGCCGCCGCTTCCTGTTTTCGATCAGCCGTTACAAGCAGAAGCCGAATTCCTGTCTCGTTCTGAAACTCTAATACCGACGCCAGATGGAGCGCATCAAGAGCTCGAACGGCGCTCACAAGAACCACCATTTCTGCCCGGATTAGAACTTCGTCGCTCAAACGGATGAGGTCAATCTTCGCAAGACTCGTGCGAATCATTTCTACGATCTTCTCAAATACAACTTCCTTCATTCCTTCTTCAGCCTTTTTGCGCGAAAGAGCCGAAATGCATTCGACTCCTGTAATGCAGCTCAATATTATCCGGCTTTTTCGCGAAATCCCCCGAACCTCCTGCGAACCGGATTCGTATGTAAAAAGTTTTGCGAAGGCGCTACTGTCAAGGTATACCCACGGGCGTCTCATTCTAAAACCTTGAATCTCTCTCGTCCGTTACAATGTTCGATAGTGCTTTTCCGCTGATTCGTACTGCGCGTGGAGGCCGGAAAGGGCCAGTCATGCCGCGACGGAGCAGTCCTTGCATTTCCAGGATTCGCAAGCGGCTCTCCATGTCACCTTTACCCGCTTTTACCGGTTTAATAACGGCGATCGGCTCGCCTCTTTCCGTTAAAATGACCTGATTGCCCTCCCGAACATGCTGTATATACCTGGAAAAATGAAGATTCGCCTCCCGTAATCCAATTTTCATATTCAACTCCTATGTAGTAATGATATAACATTTTGTGGTATTGTTATAACCTTCTTCTTGGTAGGCAATCTGAGACCTCACATGATATGATTGTGCCGACATGAGTCCACAGTCAGTCGGCCGTCCTTATTACGGCCAGATAAGGACATCCCACACGTATAGCGGTTTGACCTTGATCGAGGCCACTTATACTCCGCAGGTAAAGCTACCAAGACACTGGCATCCAAGATCCAGTTTCTGTTTGATTTTGAAAGGGGGATACATCGAATCGTACGGGAAATTGCGTCTGGAATGCAGGCCTTCTCATCTGAAATTCCAGCCGGGTGGTGAATCCCATTCGGATGATTATGGAATTCAGGAGGGACGTTCCTTCATTATTGAATTGAATCAGGAGTGGCTCGAACGTATGCGCAGTTGCTCCCTACCGGTAACTTGTCCGAATCTCCATCAAAATCCGTTAACCGTTTCGCTCCTGAACAGAATGCGTCATGAGTTGCATCAAACAGATGATATAACGCCGTTCGCGGTCGAGGGTTTGATGCTTGAAGTGATTGCGGAGCTTGCTCGAAGCGACCGGAGGTCCGTACTCACAAGCTCACACTGGCTTGAACAGGCCAGAGAAATTCTCCACGATCGTTTTTCAGAACGCCTCTCTCTTTCTGAGATTGCCCGTTTGGTAGGCGTGCATCCCGTTTATCTCGCAAACTCGTTTCGGCAGCGGCATCATTGCAGCATCGGTGAATATGTTCGCTGGCTGCGAATCGACTTTGCTCGCCGCCGGATCTCTCAAACAGACGATTCTTTGATCGATATAGCTTTTGCTGCTGGTTTCTCGAACCAATCTCATTTCACTCGAATCTTCAAGCGGCTGACCGGCCAGACTCCGGCTCAGTACCGCACCATGCTCCGTTCTTAATTTCAGAACAAATCTTTCGAACGTGAAAGACCATATGCCGTTTGGTTGCATAGAATTTCTCTCCAAGCGGTTAAGGAGTGTGAATGTATAAAACGATAGCCTTCTTTCTTGTTGTATTGCCGTGTTTTTTCCTGGCAGGTGCAAATGACACGGCAAAAAGCGGAAGAATTGATTTTGAGTCAACCGAACTTACTGGTAGAGATGCAAAGAAAATTGTTGAGATGGGGAAGCTGCGTGTGCCTGAAAATCGGTCCAGGCCGGGCAGTCGAATGATCGAACTCGCGGTTGTCAGATTGAAAAGCGATTCTCCAAACTCTGGCCCACCGATTGTTTATCTGCCGGGCGGTCCCGGAGGGTCAGCCATCAACGAAATGTGGCTTCCCTGGATGGAGAGTCTCTTTCAAGTACTGCGCAAAAACAACGACATTATCCTGATGGATCAGCGCGGTATCGGACGATCGACTCCCAATTTTCTCTGGAACTCATCCGTCTCATTGCCGCCGGACGTCTTTCTATCGCAGGAGAAAATGGAGGCGAACTATCGGCAATTGAGCTTGCAGGCGGCTGAGTGGTTCAAAAAGGAAGGATTCGATTTCGCAGGTTATAACTCTGTTGAGAGTGCGGACGATCTCAATGATTTAAGGATTGGCCTTGGAGTTAAAAAGATCAGTTTGCTTGGCTTCAGTTACGGAACTCATCTTGGTTTGGCAACGATTCGCCGCCATTCACCGCATCTTGACTCCGTAGTCTTGATCGGAACAGAAGGCCCCAATCACAGCGTTAAGCTTCCCTCAACGTATGATATTCAGCTTCAGAAACTCTCTCAGCTTGCATCTCAAGATCCTGATATCAGAGCAAAAGTTCCTGATATGTTGGCGCTGCTAAAAAAGGTTCTTACTCGATTGGAAAAAGAGCCGGTGACGGTGACTGTTCAGAATCAGGCCACAAAACAACCTGTGAATGTTCCGGTAGGAAAGTTCGGATTGCAGCTGATCGTACGAATGGATGTGGGAGACCGAAATGACTTCCCGGAGTTTCCGGCGCTCTTTTACACGATCGACAAAGGAGATTCTTCGCTGCTGACCAAGTACGTGGAAAAGCGATACAACCAGTTTGGTCGCCGTGTCTCCGGAATGTATATATTGATGGAGCTTTCGTCAGGAGCGACCGCCGAACGGCTGGCACAGATAAGGAAAGAAACTCCAAAAGCGATATTGGGTGAGGTCGTCAATTTCCCGAATCAAGACGCCAGTATCTGGGGCAATCCTGATTTAGGTGATGACTATCGCTCGCCGATTGTCTCAAGCACGCGAACCTTATTCATCAGCGGAACATTGGACAGCAACACTCCTCCCTATCAGGCCGAAGAAGTGCGCTGGGGTTTTTCGAATGCAACTCACATTATTGTTGAATATGCCGGGCACGAAGACGCGTTGCCAAACGAAGCTGTACGCGCAGCAATTGTTGATTTCTTTAACGGAAAGGATGTCAGTGGTGTTCGATTATCGCTAGGTCCTCCGAAGTTCAAGCCGATACCTTGAATCTCGCTTTACTGATTGCGGCAAGGGCTGCTTCGGCTTCTTTTGCTGATGTACTCCGGGAAAAAATCTCCTGCCGCTGATAGTTCCAAGAAAGTGTTGCTTACGTTATCCTGTCGACAGTTTCATTGCATTCTGATGATGTCTAACGCGTCAACTCCTGGGGGAGACAAGGTGTGCTCGCTTGTCCACATTATTGTATTATTCAACGATAGGTTATAAATGCCCATTTTAATAGGACAAGCGATAGATCATCACAATATAGAAGCCATCACTAGTGCGTGGACCGGAGATCACTTTGCGCGGATGTGTTATGACCTGATTTGGGCCGTCTCAAATCAAGCGG contains these protein-coding regions:
- a CDS encoding zinc metalloprotease; this encodes MMQRTTSLFALIAFLALSFSLSAGDFEKRVGLTKEEFKLKGLRCGTRIVYEDEVVAIEKARLAWLQENFRAAVRPPGGGAPTVNVYFHVLKKDETAEGGNIPDSWITAQMNVLNNAFTNFNFNLVSVDRTTNATWFNGGAEKSMKSALRDGTCADLNVYSLKPKSNLLGYAYFPSDCAKFKVWDGVVIHYQTLPGGPLDPYNEGDTLTHEAGHWVGLYHTFQGGCNEPGDQIADTPAEASAAFGCPNGRDTCAAPGLDPITNFMDYTDDACMFEFSAGQNTFSSDLTCQYRGLCN
- a CDS encoding DUF1697 domain-containing protein — encoded protein: MTKYVALLRGIAPSNPNMRNDKLRGFFENLGFANVQTVISSGNVLFETGSKDVIGLEIAIEKTLPLKLGFSSATIIRSREQLQDLVDKNPFKGIQDTPRSRLNVTFLKRHSETKLKFPYTAENKTFKIFGLYDRAICSSIDLTGAKTPNLMSWLDKQFGKEITTRTWKTVERILKKLNS
- a CDS encoding CopG family transcriptional regulator, translated to MRIKTGISIDKDLFDKAEKMARELGISRSRLFSMGLQEIIGKQENRRLFERLNRALEKIYPDTEEEKHIRQMKEYHRKLFSSD
- a CDS encoding type II toxin-antitoxin system PemK/MazF family toxin; the encoded protein is MEIRQGDLFWVDLGRPSGSEPGYKRPYLVIQNNLLNKSGLNTAIVCALTTNLKWAYSPGNVMLNKGEANLSRKSVVNVTQIFTVDRQSLREKIGKLSNTRFAQVLEGIDFVLSPREPD
- a CDS encoding zf-HC2 domain-containing protein, giving the protein MNKRTTEKFTFDEVFHPEPDCDQAETAHSYFQGLLSEAEKQEFQSHLQVCAHCPIILADLEECETAVTSVVLDSSRTDKIFDQNQKRLFKGDVQSTTTQAKPFWASFQIPAYMTAFAVVLICLMIYPSYRSLILTGQVEKLEHELQLTKQLSGNLSSYQKQIETLNNERASLLEPAVSASAIYPVRTERDSEKKIIDVIFGDTDKTFSVVLSLPAEDLERYLLKIYQLEKLIWQKEFPAFPGSFLVSVNLRAGYFSPGNYRLYVYGKTGEMETEISQFQLRIQHR
- a CDS encoding tetratricopeptide repeat protein yields the protein MKQVCILFFLTVFVIAAKAATEEIDQQLAGAESLYEKARFEQAILKFQPLLKYYEGQQDRQKVADITYKIGRSNRRLGHFAEALTLLTRALQMHTDLGDQRGRGLDLTEIAIAYQRQWEYDDSLKLSQQALEIHEQIKNSDGIARTLNNFGNIYFRKSEFEKAIEFHQRAISVATSGGNQEILGYTMSNLGQVYHAQADYPRAAECYEKSQKVGEERGDLLMQSTALHNLALIYWKQGDLKRALLELNRCAFISRDAGERALESTTMMNLGSLYYQMGDYDKALVVLQQSLKMAEERNDQGLRGATLENLASLELEIGNHEAALDYARKSLKLMQEIGEKSGAAAALASLAEITESTGDHFAALSHYQRAVRVARESGIRSRLAEYLKGMGTIYARTGQLSKALEIYQEALVIEEAI
- a CDS encoding CHAT domain-containing protein; its protein translation is MDEERPQLSALLLDAGNDEDGFLSMREVFDLKLNADLIVLSACKSGLGRQIRGEGVTGLARAFFAAGASTVLVSFWNVNDRSTADFMTTFYKNRLQKGHDKTAGLKQTRLEMIRNQKYSHPYYWAPFVLIGIR
- a CDS encoding type II toxin-antitoxin system VapC family toxin, encoding MRRPWVYLDSSAFAKLFTYESGSQEVRGISRKSRIILSCITGVECISALSRKKAEEGMKEVVFEKIVEMIRTSLAKIDLIRLSDEVLIRAEMVVLVSAVRALDALHLASVLEFQNETGIRLLLVTADRKQEAAAKLHGIRTKLV
- a CDS encoding type II toxin-antitoxin system prevent-host-death family antitoxin, with product MKIGLREANLHFSRYIQHVREGNQVILTERGEPIAVIKPVKAGKGDMESRLRILEMQGLLRRGMTGPFRPPRAVRISGKALSNIVTDERDSRF
- a CDS encoding AraC family transcriptional regulator, encoding MSPQSVGRPYYGQIRTSHTYSGLTLIEATYTPQVKLPRHWHPRSSFCLILKGGYIESYGKLRLECRPSHLKFQPGGESHSDDYGIQEGRSFIIELNQEWLERMRSCSLPVTCPNLHQNPLTVSLLNRMRHELHQTDDITPFAVEGLMLEVIAELARSDRRSVLTSSHWLEQAREILHDRFSERLSLSEIARLVGVHPVYLANSFRQRHHCSIGEYVRWLRIDFARRRISQTDDSLIDIAFAAGFSNQSHFTRIFKRLTGQTPAQYRTMLRS
- a CDS encoding alpha/beta hydrolase; translated protein: MYKTIAFFLVVLPCFFLAGANDTAKSGRIDFESTELTGRDAKKIVEMGKLRVPENRSRPGSRMIELAVVRLKSDSPNSGPPIVYLPGGPGGSAINEMWLPWMESLFQVLRKNNDIILMDQRGIGRSTPNFLWNSSVSLPPDVFLSQEKMEANYRQLSLQAAEWFKKEGFDFAGYNSVESADDLNDLRIGLGVKKISLLGFSYGTHLGLATIRRHSPHLDSVVLIGTEGPNHSVKLPSTYDIQLQKLSQLASQDPDIRAKVPDMLALLKKVLTRLEKEPVTVTVQNQATKQPVNVPVGKFGLQLIVRMDVGDRNDFPEFPALFYTIDKGDSSLLTKYVEKRYNQFGRRVSGMYILMELSSGATAERLAQIRKETPKAILGEVVNFPNQDASIWGNPDLGDDYRSPIVSSTRTLFISGTLDSNTPPYQAEEVRWGFSNATHIIVEYAGHEDALPNEAVRAAIVDFFNGKDVSGVRLSLGPPKFKPIP